One part of the Maritimibacter sp. DP1N21-5 genome encodes these proteins:
- a CDS encoding bifunctional acetate--CoA ligase family protein/GNAT family N-acetyltransferase: MDESPLKGLMDPDTIAVFGASNNDGSVGALVLRNLVSGGYEGGIFPVHPTSETLAGLPCHRTLSEIDTEVDLAVIATPAAQVPGIIRDCGEAGIRNAIVLSPGFGEGESADAGKRYEDDLRETAKRAGVRFMGPNCVGLVRPWAKMNASFLRVATPKGRLALISQSGALCSAISDWAGPHHLGFSALASLGNSTDIDFGEMLQYLASDPHTDAILLYVEGVRNAPGFISALRYAARLKPVIVLKSGRHAGSAEASHTHTGALIGSDAVFDAVMERTGAVRAMTFGQLFAAAEILSSTKKATGNRLAIIANGGGAGVLAADRAADLSVDLARIAPETRAAMAGALPAYAAQGNPVDILGDAGPEAFAAAVKATYADPDTDGLLVMLTPQAMTDPTAVAQAVVDALPKRRTKPVLACWMGEAVVAEGRRVLSSNGVADFISPERAVEAFSYLARHHRNRKLALENLRPMSPENAPDLEGARMIIEAALAEDREMLTDIESKALLKAFRIPINLTVECETPAEAIVAAQTVGYPVAMKILSPDVTHKSDVGGVRVGIGDPTEVKRAFRDITERLRRMRPDARIKGVTVEAVSTIEAARELVIGASRDPVFGPTILFGAGGTAVEVLNDSAVALPPLNAVLAERLIDKTRVARLLEAFRDMPAADRRGVVNVLRRVSAMVSELPEIVELDINPLLAGPNGVMAVDARVRVARPPAMDGQYDHMAIHPYPRHLVEVDHLSDGTPLVIRPIRPEDAKSEQDFVKALSKESRMFRFMGVLNELSPEMLVQFTQIDYRREMALVAMAEIDGREVQCGVARYVINPDNRSAEFAIVVGDQVKKQGIGTRLMKALFRAARDHDLSVIEGTVLRNNAPMLELMRDLGFSVRGDPEDRDIVIVERRL, encoded by the coding sequence ATGGACGAAAGCCCCCTCAAGGGTCTCATGGACCCCGACACGATCGCCGTTTTCGGCGCGTCAAATAACGATGGCAGCGTAGGTGCGCTGGTCCTGCGAAACCTCGTGAGCGGCGGCTACGAGGGCGGTATCTTTCCGGTCCATCCGACAAGCGAAACGCTCGCCGGACTGCCCTGCCATCGAACACTGTCGGAGATCGACACCGAGGTCGATCTGGCCGTCATCGCCACGCCCGCGGCCCAGGTTCCGGGCATCATCCGCGACTGCGGCGAGGCAGGCATCCGCAATGCCATCGTGCTCTCTCCCGGGTTCGGCGAGGGCGAAAGTGCCGACGCCGGGAAACGCTACGAGGACGACCTGCGTGAAACCGCGAAGCGGGCGGGCGTTCGGTTCATGGGGCCCAACTGCGTGGGTCTTGTGCGGCCCTGGGCCAAGATGAACGCGAGCTTCCTGCGCGTCGCCACCCCGAAAGGCCGGCTTGCGCTCATCTCCCAGTCGGGCGCGCTGTGTTCCGCGATCTCGGACTGGGCGGGGCCGCACCACCTTGGCTTTTCGGCGCTTGCCAGTCTTGGAAATTCGACCGACATCGACTTTGGCGAGATGCTGCAATACCTCGCCTCGGATCCGCACACGGACGCGATCCTTCTCTACGTCGAGGGTGTGCGTAACGCGCCCGGCTTCATCTCGGCGCTGCGCTACGCCGCGCGCCTGAAGCCGGTGATCGTTCTGAAATCGGGCCGCCATGCGGGCTCTGCCGAGGCATCCCATACCCATACCGGCGCGCTGATCGGATCGGACGCGGTGTTCGACGCGGTGATGGAGCGCACGGGCGCAGTGCGCGCGATGACCTTCGGCCAGCTCTTCGCCGCCGCCGAGATCCTGTCGTCGACCAAAAAGGCCACTGGGAACCGGCTGGCGATCATCGCGAACGGGGGCGGCGCCGGGGTTCTGGCGGCCGACCGGGCGGCGGATTTGTCGGTCGACCTCGCCCGGATCGCGCCCGAGACCCGGGCCGCCATGGCTGGGGCCCTGCCCGCCTATGCGGCACAGGGGAACCCGGTCGATATCCTGGGCGATGCCGGACCCGAGGCCTTTGCGGCCGCGGTCAAGGCCACCTATGCCGATCCCGACACCGACGGGCTTCTGGTCATGCTCACGCCGCAGGCGATGACCGACCCGACGGCGGTGGCGCAGGCCGTGGTAGATGCCCTCCCGAAGCGGCGCACGAAGCCGGTCCTCGCCTGCTGGATGGGCGAGGCCGTGGTGGCCGAAGGGCGCCGGGTCCTGTCGTCGAACGGCGTCGCCGACTTCATTTCGCCCGAGCGAGCTGTCGAGGCGTTTTCCTACCTTGCGCGGCACCACCGTAACAGAAAACTGGCGCTGGAGAATCTTCGTCCCATGTCGCCCGAGAACGCGCCCGACCTCGAAGGGGCGCGGATGATCATCGAGGCGGCGCTCGCGGAAGACCGCGAGATGCTGACGGACATCGAATCCAAGGCGCTGCTGAAGGCGTTCAGGATACCGATCAACCTGACCGTGGAGTGCGAAACGCCGGCCGAGGCGATCGTCGCGGCCCAGACCGTGGGCTATCCGGTGGCGATGAAGATCCTGTCGCCCGACGTCACGCACAAATCGGACGTCGGCGGTGTGCGCGTGGGCATCGGCGATCCGACCGAGGTGAAACGCGCCTTCCGCGACATCACCGAACGCCTGCGCCGGATGCGCCCGGACGCGCGGATCAAGGGCGTGACGGTCGAAGCCGTTTCCACCATCGAGGCGGCGCGCGAGCTGGTCATCGGCGCGAGCCGCGATCCGGTGTTCGGGCCGACGATCCTGTTCGGTGCGGGGGGCACGGCGGTCGAGGTGCTGAACGACAGCGCCGTCGCGCTCCCCCCGCTCAATGCCGTGCTGGCCGAACGGCTGATCGACAAGACGCGGGTGGCGCGACTGCTGGAGGCGTTTCGCGACATGCCCGCCGCCGACCGCCGCGGGGTCGTCAACGTGCTGCGCCGGGTCTCGGCGATGGTGAGCGAGCTACCCGAGATCGTGGAGCTGGACATCAACCCTTTGCTGGCGGGGCCGAACGGGGTCATGGCGGTGGACGCGCGGGTGCGCGTGGCTCGACCGCCGGCGATGGACGGGCAATACGACCACATGGCGATCCATCCCTATCCGCGTCATCTGGTCGAGGTCGATCACCTCTCCGACGGCACGCCATTGGTCATCAGGCCGATCCGGCCCGAGGATGCCAAGAGTGAGCAGGACTTCGTGAAGGCCCTGTCCAAGGAAAGCCGGATGTTCCGCTTCATGGGCGTGCTGAACGAGCTGTCGCCCGAAATGCTCGTGCAGTTCACCCAGATCGACTACCGCCGCGAAATGGCCCTGGTCGCCATGGCCGAGATCGACGGTCGCGAGGTGCAATGCGGCGTGGCGCGCTATGTCATCAATCCGGACAACCGGAGCGCTGAGTTCGCCATCGTGGTGGGCGATCAGGTCAAGAAACAGGGCATCGGCACGCGGCTCATGAAGGCGCTGTTCCGGGCGGCGCGGGACCATGATCTGTCTGTGATCGAGGGCACGGTGCTGCGCAACAATGCACCGATGCTGGAATTGATGCGCGACCTCGGCTTTTCGGTGCGCGGCGATCCGGAGGACCGGGACATCGTGATCGTGGAACGGCGGCTGTGA
- a CDS encoding FAD-binding oxidoreductase, translating to MTDFIIIGGGVAGLSAGAHLAPHGRVTLIEAETQLGHHASSRSAAMHIPSYGAGPVKAISEASTEAHLEAGVLTPRAVMLVGRPEDSAGFEAECAALRMTRIDGDEARRIVPLLSPEVTLTAITHDAWDIDTDALLQRYARSIRETGTIVTGKPVTAIEQDEGLWRVTAGETFAAPVVVNAAGPWADVVAGLAGIAPIGFVPLRRSMARIGVPGGYDARDWPMLIGAAGDWYAKPDAGALIVSPSEEDLLEPHDAWADDMVLAEGLAAFEEDMTAPVERMIANWAGLRTFAPDRLLVIGPEPDAPGFYWMAGQGGYGFQSAAAAGRLLAARVLGQTPDLDTQTADAFLPSRFR from the coding sequence ATGACGGATTTCATCATCATAGGCGGCGGGGTCGCCGGCCTGTCGGCGGGGGCCCATCTCGCGCCCCACGGGCGTGTGACGCTGATCGAGGCAGAGACGCAGCTTGGCCACCATGCGTCTTCACGGTCTGCGGCGATGCATATCCCGAGCTATGGCGCGGGTCCGGTCAAGGCGATCTCGGAAGCCTCGACCGAGGCGCATCTTGAGGCTGGCGTGTTGACGCCGCGGGCGGTGATGCTCGTAGGCCGCCCCGAGGATAGTGCGGGGTTCGAGGCCGAATGCGCGGCCCTGCGCATGACCCGGATCGACGGGGACGAAGCGCGGCGGATCGTGCCGCTCCTGTCGCCCGAGGTGACGCTGACCGCGATCACACACGACGCCTGGGACATCGACACTGACGCGCTCCTGCAACGCTATGCCCGCAGCATTCGCGAGACCGGGACCATCGTCACTGGGAAACCGGTAACGGCCATCGAACAGGACGAGGGACTGTGGCGGGTCACGGCGGGCGAGACCTTTGCCGCCCCCGTCGTCGTGAACGCGGCCGGACCCTGGGCCGATGTCGTGGCAGGGCTGGCCGGGATCGCACCCATCGGGTTTGTTCCCCTGCGCAGGTCGATGGCTCGGATCGGCGTTCCGGGCGGGTATGACGCGCGGGACTGGCCGATGCTGATCGGGGCGGCGGGCGACTGGTACGCCAAACCCGATGCCGGCGCGCTGATCGTGTCACCTTCGGAAGAGGACTTGCTGGAGCCCCATGATGCCTGGGCCGACGACATGGTTCTGGCCGAAGGGCTTGCCGCCTTCGAGGAGGATATGACGGCCCCTGTGGAGCGGATGATCGCGAACTGGGCGGGATTGCGGACCTTCGCCCCGGACCGGCTCCTCGTCATCGGTCCGGAGCCGGACGCGCCCGGGTTCTACTGGATGGCAGGTCAAGGCGGATACGGGTTTCAGAGTGCGGCCGCGGCAGGGCGACTTCTGGCCGCACGCGTGCTGGGTCAGACGCCGGACCTCGACACACAAACGGCGGATGCCTTTCTGCCGTCGCGGTTTCGCTGA